The proteins below come from a single Nitrospiraceae bacterium genomic window:
- a CDS encoding serine hydrolase: protein MTWFKQFVTAQPGTSWALGWDTPSQPSSSGQWFSPESFGHLGFTGTSIWIDPTRELEVIFLPNRVHPTRDNQTIKTFRPKLHDAIIQELG, encoded by the coding sequence CTGACTTGGTTCAAACAGTTTGTGACCGCACAGCCTGGAACCAGTTGGGCCTTAGGCTGGGATACGCCTTCCCAACCTTCCTCCTCCGGCCAGTGGTTTTCGCCGGAATCATTCGGCCACCTGGGATTTACCGGAACGAGTATCTGGATAGACCCGACTCGTGAACTGGAGGTTATTTTTCTTCCTAATCGAGTCCACCCAACTCGGGACAATCAAACCATCAAAACCTTTCGTCCCAAATTGCATGATGCGATTATACAGGAATTGGGGTAA